A genome region from Bacteroides stercoris ATCC 43183 includes the following:
- a CDS encoding ATP-binding protein — MALFTEEEKTLRRIEKRFAKGVVEYGLIEEGDKILIGLSGGKDSLALVELLARRSRILKPRFSVVAAHVVMRNISYQSDTDYLRSYAESQGVPFVLYETEFDASTDTRKSPCFLCSWNRRKALFTVAKEQGCNKIALGHHMDDILETLLMNITYQGAFGSMPPRLVMKKFDMTIIRPMCLVHESDLAELAAIRNYRKQVKNCPYESQSSRSVMKGILHRLEEMNPEARYSLWGSMSNVQEELLPRKNEGGTSR, encoded by the coding sequence ATGGCACTATTTACAGAGGAAGAGAAGACATTACGGCGTATAGAGAAACGCTTTGCCAAAGGAGTGGTGGAGTACGGACTGATAGAAGAGGGCGATAAAATCCTTATCGGGCTTTCCGGCGGCAAGGACTCTTTGGCGTTGGTGGAACTGTTGGCGCGTCGTTCCCGGATTCTGAAGCCACGGTTTTCGGTGGTTGCTGCCCATGTGGTAATGAGAAATATCTCTTATCAGAGCGATACGGATTACCTCAGAAGCTATGCGGAGTCGCAGGGAGTGCCTTTCGTGCTGTACGAAACGGAGTTCGATGCGAGTACGGATACCCGCAAGTCTCCTTGTTTCCTGTGTTCGTGGAACCGGCGCAAGGCTTTGTTCACTGTGGCAAAGGAACAGGGGTGTAACAAAATAGCCTTGGGGCATCACATGGATGATATTCTGGAAACGTTGCTGATGAATATTACGTATCAGGGGGCGTTCGGTTCGATGCCGCCGCGGCTGGTAATGAAGAAGTTCGACATGACGATTATCCGCCCGATGTGTCTTGTGCACGAATCAGATTTGGCGGAATTGGCGGCGATAAGAAACTATCGGAAGCAGGTGAAGAATTGTCCTTACGAGTCGCAGTCGAGCCGGAGCGTGATGAAAGGTATCCTGCATCGTCTGGAAGAGATGAATCCCGAAGCCCGGTACAGTTTGTGGGGGAGCATGAGCAATGTGCAGGAAGAGTTGCTGCCCCGGAAGAATGAAGGCGGGACAAGCCGTTGA
- a CDS encoding DUF6452 family protein, translated as MKTLVRFIMFGAVLFPVFSIVISCSEEADCSMTTRTMMQCYLYTLDPDTKVVSNDTLDSLTVTAFGTDSVIINNQKKVHDLSLPLRYTADSTVLVFHYSKTLTDTLVIHQTNTPYFLSMDCGYQMKQAITDVRYSRHSLDSIRVANKEAGIYGAENLKLFY; from the coding sequence ATGAAAACATTAGTCAGATTTATAATGTTCGGGGCTGTTCTTTTCCCTGTTTTCAGTATAGTAATATCCTGTTCGGAAGAAGCGGACTGTTCAATGACAACGCGAACCATGATGCAATGTTACCTATATACATTGGATCCTGACACCAAAGTGGTATCCAATGATACCTTAGACTCTTTAACGGTTACTGCCTTTGGCACGGATTCCGTCATCATCAACAATCAAAAAAAAGTGCACGATCTCTCGTTGCCACTGAGATATACCGCCGACTCCACCGTACTCGTGTTTCATTACAGCAAGACATTGACAGATACGCTTGTTATTCACCAAACCAACACACCTTACTTCTTGTCAATGGATTGCGGTTATCAAATGAAACAAGCCATAACAGATGTCCGATACAGTCGCCACAGTCTTGATTCTATTCGCGTTGCAAATAAAGAAGCCGGAATTTATGGAGCAGAAAATCTTAAACTATTCTATTAG
- a CDS encoding DMT family protein, which yields MKAFYTILLLIVSNVFMTFAWYGHLKLQEMKVISNWPLYAVILFSWMIALAEYSFQIPANRIGFIGNGGPFSLMQLKVIQEVVTLIIFTIFTTVLFKGESLHWNHFAAFVCLVLAVYFVFYK from the coding sequence ATGAAAGCTTTTTACACCATTTTACTTTTAATTGTATCCAATGTCTTCATGACGTTTGCCTGGTACGGGCATTTGAAGTTGCAGGAGATGAAAGTTATCTCCAACTGGCCTCTCTATGCCGTTATTTTGTTCTCGTGGATGATAGCGTTGGCGGAGTATTCATTTCAGATTCCTGCCAATCGCATCGGGTTCATAGGCAATGGCGGTCCTTTTTCGTTGATGCAGCTTAAGGTTATCCAGGAAGTAGTGACGCTTATCATCTTTACAATATTCACTACCGTACTGTTTAAAGGAGAATCTCTGCATTGGAATCATTTTGCAGCTTTCGTTTGTCTGGTACTGGCGGTATATTTTGTCTTTTATAAATAG
- a CDS encoding FAD:protein FMN transferase, whose translation MEKKAQRNFLWVALLALGTIGILARHNRAVPYQTVSGLIFGTVYNITYQYDSNLKAEIEAELKRFDGSLSPFNDTATITRINRNEEIIPDTFFTNVFRRSMEISRETQGAFDITVAPLANAWGFGFKKGAFPDSAMIDSLLDITGYPKVSLSADGKVIKQDSRIMLSCSAVAKGYAVDVIAQLLEKKGIGNFMVDIGGEVVVRGENPKKSLWRIGINKPIDDSLAVNQELQTILQVTDVGIATSGNYRNYYYKDGKKYAHTIDPRTGYPVQHSILSATVIACDCMSADAYATAFMVMGLEEAERFADSHPDLDACFIYADEKGELRMFYTKGMDKYMTVK comes from the coding sequence ATGGAGAAGAAAGCACAACGTAATTTTTTATGGGTTGCCCTGCTTGCCCTCGGCACTATCGGAATACTTGCACGCCACAACCGCGCTGTTCCTTATCAAACTGTCAGCGGACTGATATTCGGAACGGTCTATAACATAACCTATCAGTACGACAGCAATTTGAAAGCCGAGATAGAAGCTGAGCTTAAACGGTTTGACGGTTCTCTATCTCCGTTTAACGATACGGCAACGATTACGCGCATCAACCGGAACGAAGAAATCATTCCCGATACTTTCTTCACCAACGTATTCCGCCGCAGCATGGAAATCTCCCGGGAGACCCAAGGTGCTTTTGACATTACGGTAGCCCCGCTTGCCAACGCATGGGGATTCGGATTTAAGAAAGGCGCATTTCCCGACTCTGCTATGATAGACAGCTTGCTGGACATCACAGGCTACCCGAAAGTATCGTTATCCGCCGACGGAAAAGTTATCAAACAGGATTCCCGCATCATGCTTTCGTGCAGCGCCGTAGCCAAAGGCTATGCAGTAGATGTCATTGCACAATTGCTGGAAAAGAAAGGCATCGGCAATTTCATGGTAGATATAGGCGGAGAAGTGGTGGTGCGCGGAGAAAACCCGAAAAAAAGTTTATGGCGCATCGGAATCAACAAGCCGATAGACGACTCGCTCGCCGTAAACCAAGAATTGCAGACCATACTGCAAGTTACCGATGTGGGCATAGCCACTTCGGGAAATTACCGAAACTATTACTACAAAGACGGCAAAAAATATGCCCATACTATAGACCCGCGCACAGGCTATCCGGTGCAGCACAGTATCCTGTCGGCCACAGTGATTGCCTGCGACTGCATGAGTGCAGATGCCTATGCCACTGCTTTCATGGTCATGGGCCTGGAAGAAGCCGAACGCTTTGCCGATTCACACCCCGACCTCGACGCATGCTTCATATATGCGGACGAAAAAGGGGAACTCCGGATGTTCTACACGAAAGGAATGGATAAATATATGACGGTAAAATAG
- a CDS encoding DUF6048 family protein codes for MEQKILNYSISLAFCLLLSLPLQAQNSDISAPPANTPPKKEKKEAKEEVHYPLYNGISVSVDLWGPGSKLFGSDFFSSEVAVDVNLKNRFFPIVELGYGNTDTWSDKGIHYKTGAPYFRIGMDYNALYNKKHGHMILVGLRYAATSFKYDVEALGINDPEYGGSLGNPNLIDGIWGNSLPFNYKGMKGSMQWAEFCVGIRAHVWKDLYMGWALRFKFRMSSSVAEHGDPWYVPGYGKYNGNTTGVTYTITYKLPF; via the coding sequence ATGGAGCAGAAAATCTTAAACTATTCTATTAGTCTGGCGTTCTGTTTGCTGCTGTCTCTTCCATTACAGGCACAAAACAGTGACATTTCCGCCCCGCCGGCAAACACTCCGCCCAAAAAGGAGAAAAAAGAGGCCAAAGAGGAAGTGCACTATCCGCTGTACAATGGTATTTCTGTCAGTGTAGATTTATGGGGACCCGGAAGCAAACTGTTCGGGAGTGACTTTTTCAGCAGTGAGGTAGCCGTCGATGTCAATCTTAAAAATCGCTTTTTCCCGATTGTAGAATTAGGATATGGCAATACTGATACTTGGAGCGACAAAGGAATACATTATAAAACCGGTGCTCCCTATTTCCGTATCGGTATGGACTATAATGCGCTTTATAACAAAAAGCACGGACATATGATACTCGTTGGCCTGCGCTATGCGGCAACGAGCTTTAAATATGATGTAGAAGCGTTAGGCATCAACGACCCTGAATACGGGGGAAGTTTGGGTAATCCGAATTTGATAGACGGCATTTGGGGAAACAGCCTGCCTTTTAATTATAAAGGAATGAAAGGCTCGATGCAATGGGCCGAATTTTGTGTCGGTATACGGGCGCATGTATGGAAAGACCTGTATATGGGTTGGGCGTTACGTTTCAAATTCCGTATGAGTTCTTCCGTTGCCGAGCATGGTGATCCATGGTACGTACCGGGCTACGGAAAGTACAATGGAAACACAACTGGGGTTACCTATACAATAACTTATAAACTACCATTCTAA
- a CDS encoding tetratricopeptide repeat protein, which produces MKNKYILLFLFGFFGIHASAQTLAQAKILYEKGQYEQAKPVFKKFVKSQPNNGNYNLWYGVCCLNTGEAEEAIKYLETAVKRRVTSGQLYLAQAYNAIYRFEDAVGTYEDYIAELTKRRRSTAEAEKLLEKSKANLRLLKGVEEVCFIDSFVVAKKDFLEAYKISPESGKLFMYDTYFENSNSKGGTVYETELGNKIYYSELQKDSTLNILSRNKMMDEWGKGNMLPGSINESMNASYPYVLADGITIYYAADGPASMGGYDIFVTRYNTNTDTYLTPENVGMPFNSPYNDYMYVIDEFNNLGWFASDRYQPEGKVCVYVFIPASSKQVYNYESMDKNKLIKLAQLHSIRDTWTNESLVADARKRLQETMQEKTEIKKRHEFEFVIDDRNIYHYAADFRSPQAKAQFRNYLQLKESYNQQQNKLENIRIQYSRANQNERNKMAPAILDLEKRVLQLANEVDRTAIQVRKLEKQTIK; this is translated from the coding sequence ATGAAGAATAAATATATATTGCTTTTCTTGTTTGGTTTCTTTGGAATACATGCTTCAGCACAAACCCTTGCCCAAGCAAAAATACTCTATGAAAAAGGACAATACGAACAGGCAAAGCCCGTTTTTAAGAAATTTGTAAAATCACAACCTAATAACGGGAATTATAATTTGTGGTATGGCGTATGTTGTCTGAATACGGGAGAAGCGGAAGAAGCTATAAAGTATCTGGAAACAGCCGTAAAACGCCGGGTCACCAGCGGACAACTTTATTTGGCACAGGCTTATAATGCCATTTACCGATTTGAAGATGCCGTCGGCACTTACGAAGACTATATTGCAGAACTGACAAAAAGAAGACGTTCGACCGCTGAAGCCGAAAAACTTCTGGAAAAGAGCAAAGCCAACCTCCGTCTGCTGAAAGGCGTAGAAGAAGTGTGCTTCATCGACAGTTTTGTCGTAGCCAAGAAAGATTTTCTCGAAGCGTACAAAATCAGTCCTGAATCCGGGAAATTGTTCATGTACGATACCTACTTTGAAAATTCCAATAGCAAAGGTGGCACTGTATATGAAACGGAGTTAGGGAATAAAATCTATTATAGCGAGTTACAGAAAGACAGTACGCTCAACATCTTATCGCGCAATAAAATGATGGACGAATGGGGCAAAGGCAATATGCTCCCCGGCAGTATCAACGAGTCCATGAATGCCAGTTATCCATACGTATTGGCTGATGGCATCACTATCTATTATGCAGCAGACGGTCCTGCATCAATGGGTGGGTACGATATTTTTGTAACACGCTACAATACAAACACAGACACTTATCTGACCCCGGAAAATGTAGGCATGCCTTTCAATTCGCCTTATAATGATTATATGTACGTTATAGACGAATTCAACAACCTCGGCTGGTTTGCATCAGATCGTTATCAGCCGGAAGGCAAAGTATGTGTATATGTATTCATTCCTGCCTCATCCAAACAAGTATACAACTATGAAAGCATGGATAAAAACAAACTGATAAAGCTTGCCCAACTCCATTCCATCAGAGATACCTGGACGAATGAAAGCCTGGTAGCCGATGCAAGGAAACGCCTGCAGGAAACGATGCAGGAAAAAACGGAAATAAAGAAACGGCACGAATTTGAGTTTGTAATTGATGACAGGAATATCTATCATTATGCTGCCGATTTCCGCTCTCCGCAAGCAAAAGCGCAATTCAGGAACTATCTCCAACTGAAAGAAAGCTATAACCAGCAACAAAATAAACTGGAAAATATACGCATCCAATATTCGCGTGCCAACCAGAACGAAAGAAACAAAATGGCTCCGGCTATACTCGATTTGGAAAAACGAGTGCTACAGTTGGCAAACGAAGTAGACCGTACTGCTATCCAAGTGCGGAAATTAGAAAAGCAAACCATTAAATAG
- the floA gene encoding flotillin-like protein FloA (flotillin-like protein involved in membrane lipid rafts), whose amino-acid sequence MDPSTMYLTAFTIIGGIIFLVLFFHYVPFFLWLSAKVSGVNISLVQLFLMRIRNVPPYIIVPGLIEAHKAGLSNITRDELEAHYLAGGHVEKVVHALVSASKANIELPFQMATAIDLAGRDVFEAVQMSVNPKVIDTPPVTAVAKDGIQLIAKARVTVRANIRQLVGGAGEDTILARVGEGIVSSIGSSENHKSVLENPDSISKLVLRKGLDAGTAFEILSIDIADIDIGKNIGAALQIDQANADKNIAQAKAEERRAMAVASEQEMKAKAQEARAKVIEAEAEVPKAMAEAFRSGNLGIMDYYRMKNIEADTSMRENIAKPVTGTSNQPLSK is encoded by the coding sequence ATGGATCCAAGCACAATGTATCTCACTGCCTTCACTATCATAGGCGGTATCATTTTCCTGGTACTATTTTTCCACTATGTACCGTTTTTCCTATGGCTGTCTGCCAAAGTCTCAGGAGTCAACATATCACTGGTTCAACTGTTTCTGATGCGTATTCGTAACGTGCCGCCCTATATTATTGTGCCTGGCCTGATTGAAGCACATAAAGCCGGCTTGAGCAACATCACCCGCGATGAACTGGAGGCACACTATCTGGCGGGCGGACACGTTGAGAAAGTAGTGCATGCTTTGGTATCCGCTTCGAAAGCCAACATTGAATTGCCTTTTCAAATGGCCACTGCCATTGACCTTGCCGGACGTGATGTGTTTGAGGCAGTCCAAATGTCAGTAAACCCAAAGGTGATTGATACCCCGCCCGTCACAGCCGTGGCAAAAGACGGTATCCAGTTGATTGCCAAAGCCCGTGTAACCGTACGTGCCAATATCCGCCAGTTGGTAGGTGGTGCCGGAGAAGATACAATCCTTGCCCGTGTAGGCGAAGGTATCGTATCGTCTATCGGTTCTTCCGAAAACCATAAATCGGTTTTGGAAAATCCCGACTCCATTTCCAAATTAGTGCTTCGCAAAGGATTGGATGCCGGTACGGCTTTTGAGATCCTGTCTATTGATATTGCCGACATCGACATAGGCAAGAACATCGGTGCAGCTTTACAGATAGACCAAGCAAATGCGGACAAAAATATCGCTCAAGCAAAAGCCGAAGAGCGCCGTGCCATGGCCGTTGCCAGCGAGCAGGAAATGAAAGCCAAAGCACAGGAAGCACGCGCTAAAGTTATCGAAGCCGAAGCTGAAGTGCCTAAGGCTATGGCAGAAGCTTTCCGCAGCGGCAATCTGGGCATAATGGATTATTACCGGATGAAAAACATCGAGGCCGACACTTCGATGCGCGAGAACATTGCCAAACCGGTAACCGGTACATCCAACCAGCCATTGAGCAAATAA
- a CDS encoding nucleoside phosphorylase, with product MKKYFASSELIINEDGSVFHLHVKPEWLADKVILVGDPGRVALVASHFENKECEVESREFKTITGTYKGKRITVVSTGIGCDNIDIVMNELDALANIDFQTREEKPQLRQLELVRIGTCGGLQPYTPVGTFICSAKSIGFDGLLNFYAGRNAVCDLPFERAFLNHMGWSGNMCAPAPYVIDANAELIDRIAGDDMVRGVTIAAGGFFGPQGRELRVPLEDPHQNEKIEQFEYNGYKITNFEMESSALAGLSRLMGHKAMTVCMVIANRLIKEANTGYKNTIDHLILKVLERI from the coding sequence ATGAAAAAGTATTTTGCATCTTCCGAACTTATTATCAACGAAGACGGTTCCGTGTTCCATTTACACGTAAAGCCTGAATGGCTGGCAGATAAAGTAATCCTCGTAGGTGACCCCGGCCGGGTAGCATTGGTTGCTTCACATTTCGAGAATAAAGAATGTGAAGTGGAGAGCCGCGAATTCAAGACAATTACAGGTACTTATAAAGGTAAACGAATCACCGTTGTTTCCACTGGTATCGGTTGCGATAACATTGATATTGTTATGAACGAATTGGACGCACTCGCTAACATCGACTTCCAGACGAGAGAGGAAAAGCCCCAACTGCGTCAATTGGAACTGGTCCGTATCGGTACGTGTGGCGGTTTGCAACCTTACACGCCCGTAGGAACTTTTATATGTTCTGCCAAATCCATTGGTTTCGACGGCCTGCTGAACTTCTATGCCGGACGTAATGCAGTTTGCGACCTGCCCTTTGAACGCGCTTTCCTCAACCACATGGGATGGTCGGGAAACATGTGTGCTCCCGCCCCTTACGTAATTGATGCCAATGCCGAATTGATAGACCGTATAGCGGGAGATGATATGGTACGAGGCGTCACCATCGCTGCCGGCGGTTTCTTCGGTCCGCAAGGACGTGAACTGCGTGTTCCCCTGGAAGACCCGCATCAGAACGAAAAAATCGAGCAATTCGAATACAACGGTTATAAGATTACCAATTTCGAAATGGAAAGTTCCGCACTGGCCGGCCTCAGTCGTTTGATGGGGCATAAAGCCATGACTGTCTGCATGGTAATTGCCAACCGATTAATTAAAGAAGCCAACACCGGATATAAAAATACAATTGACCATCTTATTCTTAAAGTACTCGAACGTATTTAA
- a CDS encoding manganese efflux pump MntP family protein, which translates to MTGLEIWLLAIGLAMDCFAVSIASGIILKRVQLRPMLIMALAFGFFQALMPLLGWIGASFFSHLIESIDHWIAFAILAFLGGRMIMESFKDEDCRHEFDPTKLKVVAALAVATSIDALAVGVSFAFLGVCNFASILSPISIIGFVSFALSLAGLMFGIRCGCGIARKLRSELWGGIILIVIGTKILIEHLFF; encoded by the coding sequence ATGACAGGATTAGAAATCTGGTTGCTTGCCATAGGACTTGCTATGGACTGTTTCGCTGTATCCATAGCCAGCGGCATTATATTAAAACGTGTTCAATTGCGCCCGATGCTGATAATGGCATTGGCTTTCGGCTTTTTTCAGGCACTCATGCCATTGCTTGGCTGGATAGGCGCCAGTTTTTTCAGCCATCTCATTGAAAGTATAGACCATTGGATAGCTTTTGCCATTTTAGCTTTTCTGGGTGGACGTATGATTATGGAATCTTTCAAGGATGAAGATTGCCGGCACGAGTTCGATCCTACCAAGCTGAAAGTAGTAGCGGCATTGGCGGTAGCCACCAGCATCGATGCCTTGGCGGTAGGTGTTTCGTTCGCTTTTCTGGGAGTTTGCAACTTTGCATCCATTCTGTCCCCTATCAGCATCATAGGATTTGTGTCGTTTGCCTTATCACTAGCAGGATTGATGTTCGGCATCCGGTGCGGATGCGGCATCGCCCGCAAGCTGCGTTCCGAACTGTGGGGCGGCATTATCCTCATCGTTATCGGAACGAAGATATTGATAGAGCACTTGTTCTTTTAA
- a CDS encoding NfeD family protein: MDIFIIAILIVAAVILFLVELFIIPGISIAGLLAGGCIIYANYYAFANLGATAGFITLAISIITCVGSLVWFMRSKTLDKIALKKNITSKVDRSAEEKVKIGDTGITTTRLALIGYAEINGDIVEVKSTDGFLNEKTPIIVNRITDGVILVEKNKP, encoded by the coding sequence ATGGACATATTCATCATCGCAATTTTAATCGTTGCAGCAGTTATACTGTTCCTCGTAGAGCTATTCATCATACCAGGCATCAGCATTGCCGGACTTTTGGCAGGCGGTTGCATCATTTATGCCAACTACTACGCTTTTGCCAATTTAGGAGCAACAGCCGGATTCATCACACTTGCCATATCCATCATCACCTGCGTTGGTTCATTAGTGTGGTTCATGCGTTCCAAAACCCTGGATAAGATAGCTTTGAAGAAAAACATCACTTCAAAAGTAGACCGTAGTGCCGAAGAGAAAGTAAAAATTGGCGATACCGGCATTACCACTACCCGTCTTGCCCTCATTGGGTATGCCGAAATAAATGGTGATATTGTAGAAGTAAAATCCACAGACGGTTTTCTGAATGAGAAAACTCCCATTATAGTAAACCGCATTACAGACGGAGTGATACTTGTGGAGAAAAACAAACCGTAA